In Acidimicrobiales bacterium, a single genomic region encodes these proteins:
- a CDS encoding maleylpyruvate isomerase family mycothiol-dependent enzyme, whose product MLDLDPDDYDRQLGWVRHADDQVLAVLDALPEPAFAGPSLLPGWSRAHVAAHLAHNAEGLARLATWAATGVETPMYVSAESRAADIEATAAHRPADVREKVAAASTRLVLQLEELPIAARTVEVRGLFPPAFPAGTLPWQRVRELWVHLVDLDAGVALADIPVHVQEALLDEAAERSVARGVDPAIALVEDGGTWWQLGEGLAATTLTGPRPALLAWLTGRPAGAGLGPDALVVTGAGAPELPERPAWP is encoded by the coding sequence GTGCTCGACCTCGATCCCGACGACTACGACCGCCAGCTGGGCTGGGTGCGCCACGCCGACGACCAGGTGCTGGCCGTCCTCGACGCCCTGCCCGAACCGGCCTTCGCCGGCCCGTCCCTGCTGCCGGGCTGGAGCCGGGCCCACGTCGCCGCCCACCTGGCCCACAACGCCGAGGGGCTCGCCCGCCTCGCCACGTGGGCCGCCACCGGCGTGGAGACGCCCATGTACGTGTCGGCCGAGTCGCGGGCCGCCGACATCGAGGCCACGGCGGCGCACCGGCCCGCCGACGTCCGCGAGAAGGTGGCGGCGGCGTCCACGCGCCTGGTGCTGCAGCTCGAGGAGCTGCCGATCGCCGCCCGCACGGTCGAGGTGCGGGGCCTGTTCCCCCCGGCCTTCCCCGCCGGGACCCTGCCCTGGCAGCGCGTGCGTGAGCTGTGGGTGCACCTCGTCGACCTTGACGCCGGCGTGGCCCTCGCCGACATCCCGGTGCACGTGCAGGAGGCGCTGCTCGACGAGGCCGCCGAGCGGTCGGTGGCGCGCGGCGTCGATCCGGCGATCGCCCTGGTCGAGGACGGCGGCACGTGGTGGCAGCTGGGCGAGGGACTCGCCGCCACCACCCTCACCGGTCCCCGGCCGGCACTGCTGGCCTGGCTCACCGGCCGTCCCGCCGGCGCCGGCCTCGGGCCCGACGCCCTGGTGGTCACCGGCGCCGGCGCCCCCGAGCTCCCCGAGCGCCCCGCCTGGCCCTGA
- a CDS encoding molybdopterin-dependent oxidoreductase codes for MPATTVLGTCHHDCPDSCGWVATVDEGRVVQLRGNPAHPYSQGELCPKVNRLVAHVGAPDRLLHPLIRTGDKGGGLDSFRRATWDEALALVTERVGDLIDRHGGETVLPNFSAGTQGLLQMSCLDRPFFAGLGASRIIGSVCGAVAGAGFAATYGSGRCADPSDLRHAQLVLLWGTNTRLTNRHLWPAVEEARRNGARIVVIDPMRTVTAEAADWFVQPLPGTDTALVLGMLHVLVRDDLVDHDYVGRHTTGFAELAAHVAAWTPERAGAASGLDPAEIEALARAYGEARPAFIRTLIGAEHHEHGARFFRALGCLPLVTGSWRHLGGGLARSTSAWNDGPIDETVFDAPRATRGFPVARLGQALTEGHPDGGPPVHALFVWCSNPILSLPNAGAIQRGLARDDLFTVVSEQFLTDTARYADVVFPAASQLEQLDVVPAWGHLYLGWNEPAVAPPGEAVPNTELWRRLAASFGLTDPRFALDDEALLRLAMKDVDVDELRREGFVRLPHPDPLLPYAEGGFATPSGRAELWAGDLYDAGARVPDHLVAAEGPPGVTDPGGAAAADPSAGAYPLALLTPKVHQRFLNTTYSDHHGAREGGGPWVELDPADAAARGIAEGDRVRVRNDRGHLDLPARLSTRLRPGVALVPWGWWGEDRAANVLTSDRPTDWGDGVAYLDTRVEVEPLARP; via the coding sequence ATGCCTGCGACGACGGTGCTCGGCACCTGCCACCACGACTGCCCCGACTCGTGCGGCTGGGTGGCGACGGTGGACGAAGGTCGAGTCGTGCAGCTGCGGGGCAATCCCGCGCACCCCTACTCGCAGGGCGAGCTGTGCCCGAAGGTCAACCGCCTGGTGGCGCACGTGGGCGCACCCGATCGCCTGCTGCACCCGCTGATCCGCACCGGGGACAAGGGCGGCGGGCTCGACTCGTTCCGTCGGGCCACGTGGGACGAGGCGCTGGCGCTCGTCACCGAGCGCGTGGGCGATCTCATCGACCGCCACGGCGGCGAGACCGTCCTGCCCAACTTCTCGGCGGGCACGCAGGGCCTGCTCCAGATGTCGTGCCTCGACCGGCCCTTCTTCGCCGGCCTCGGCGCCTCCCGCATCATCGGCTCGGTCTGCGGCGCGGTGGCCGGCGCCGGCTTCGCCGCCACGTACGGCTCCGGTCGTTGTGCCGACCCGTCGGACCTGCGCCACGCCCAGCTCGTGCTCCTCTGGGGCACCAACACCCGGCTCACCAACCGCCACCTCTGGCCCGCGGTCGAGGAGGCACGACGCAACGGCGCCCGCATCGTGGTGATCGACCCGATGCGCACGGTCACCGCCGAGGCCGCGGACTGGTTCGTCCAGCCCCTGCCCGGGACCGACACCGCGCTGGTGCTCGGGATGCTGCACGTCCTGGTACGTGACGACCTGGTCGATCACGACTACGTCGGGCGCCACACCACGGGCTTCGCCGAGTTGGCTGCGCACGTCGCCGCCTGGACCCCCGAGCGGGCCGGCGCCGCCAGCGGCCTCGACCCCGCCGAGATCGAGGCGCTGGCCCGGGCCTACGGCGAGGCACGGCCGGCGTTCATCCGCACCCTCATCGGTGCCGAGCACCACGAGCACGGCGCCCGCTTCTTCCGGGCCCTCGGGTGCCTGCCTCTGGTGACCGGCTCGTGGCGCCACCTGGGTGGGGGCCTGGCCCGGTCGACGTCCGCCTGGAACGACGGCCCCATCGACGAGACGGTCTTCGACGCCCCTCGGGCCACCCGCGGCTTTCCCGTGGCCCGCCTCGGCCAGGCCCTGACCGAGGGGCACCCCGACGGCGGGCCACCCGTCCACGCCCTCTTCGTGTGGTGCAGCAACCCGATCCTGTCGCTGCCCAACGCCGGCGCCATCCAGCGCGGCCTCGCCCGCGACGACCTGTTCACCGTCGTCAGCGAGCAGTTCCTCACCGACACCGCCCGCTACGCCGACGTGGTCTTCCCCGCCGCCAGCCAGCTCGAGCAGCTCGACGTCGTGCCGGCCTGGGGGCACCTGTACCTGGGGTGGAACGAGCCCGCGGTCGCCCCGCCGGGTGAAGCCGTGCCCAACACCGAGCTCTGGCGGCGACTGGCGGCGTCCTTCGGGCTGACCGACCCCCGCTTCGCGCTCGACGACGAGGCGCTCCTCCGTCTCGCGATGAAGGACGTCGACGTGGACGAGCTGCGCCGCGAGGGCTTCGTCCGCCTCCCGCATCCGGACCCGCTCCTCCCGTACGCCGAGGGCGGCTTCGCCACGCCGTCGGGCAGGGCCGAGCTGTGGGCCGGCGACCTGTACGACGCCGGCGCCCGGGTGCCCGACCACCTCGTGGCCGCGGAGGGTCCGCCCGGTGTCACCGATCCTGGAGGAGCCGCCGCCGCCGACCCGAGCGCGGGCGCCTACCCGCTGGCGCTGCTCACGCCGAAGGTTCACCAGCGTTTCCTGAACACCACCTACTCGGACCACCACGGCGCCCGCGAGGGCGGTGGTCCGTGGGTCGAGCTCGACCCGGCCGATGCCGCCGCTCGGGGGATCGCCGAGGGCGATCGGGTCCGGGTCCGCAACGACCGTGGCCACCTCGACCTGCCCGCCCGCCTCAGCACCCGCCTCCGTCCGGGCGTCGCCCTCGTCCCCTGGGGGTGGTGGGGCGAGGACCGGGCCGCCAACGTGCTCACCAGCGACCGCCCCACCGACTGGGGCGACGGCGTCGCCTACCTGGACACCCGGGTCGAGGTCGAGCCCCTCGCCCGCCCCTGA
- a CDS encoding alpha/beta hydrolase, giving the protein MTSRHGPPGPRRVVPAVACALALLAGATTALSTVSAGPVAAWPRPAGQALEPGAPEGLDAPQRYVDPVFPTVTVTEGLGFATVTNVLGQQQRLRLDLYEPQGDPAAARPVILWLHGGSFQRGTRDLMSWWTRESARRGYVSVTATYRLEPEDDVHWARGITNATADARAAVRWLRAHADEYRIDPTRISMGGISAGAVTSLQSAYSYVAPGGPNAGESSAISAAISLSGASTAVPNAGEAPAIMFHGSEDTVVGYDQTLVPGQGFDGVHTCERIRAAGVDCLFHTHHGAQHDLTAYRDEDRDAALQFLSCRVGAPSPYTDAAGRGYEHAAGWAVRSRLLTAGPRRFRGSDPLTRAAAEAAVWALLDRPTPSPTVPTRPDGAVTRGRFVTLLWRAAGVPTGAPSAGYVDVGNGTQAAAADWATAHGLLRGAGSRFSPTAPLARGRAAVVLHRLAMRPAAWAPALQSTPPSTVCFRLGDPAALG; this is encoded by the coding sequence ATGACCTCCCGCCACGGACCTCCCGGCCCCCGCCGGGTCGTCCCCGCCGTCGCCTGCGCCCTCGCGCTCCTCGCCGGTGCGACGACGGCGCTCTCCACCGTGTCTGCTGGTCCCGTCGCGGCGTGGCCACGGCCGGCGGGCCAGGCCCTCGAGCCCGGCGCCCCCGAGGGGCTCGACGCGCCACAGCGCTACGTCGACCCGGTCTTCCCCACCGTCACCGTCACCGAGGGCCTGGGCTTCGCCACGGTCACCAACGTGCTCGGCCAGCAGCAGCGGCTCCGTCTCGACCTGTACGAGCCGCAGGGCGACCCCGCCGCGGCCCGCCCGGTGATCCTGTGGCTGCACGGCGGCTCCTTCCAGCGCGGCACCCGCGACCTGATGAGCTGGTGGACGCGCGAGTCCGCCCGCCGGGGCTACGTGTCGGTCACCGCCACCTACCGCCTCGAGCCCGAGGACGACGTCCACTGGGCGCGCGGCATCACGAACGCCACGGCCGACGCCCGCGCCGCGGTCCGCTGGCTGCGGGCGCACGCCGACGAGTACCGCATCGACCCGACGCGGATCTCGATGGGCGGCATCTCGGCCGGGGCGGTCACGTCGCTCCAGTCGGCCTACTCGTACGTGGCCCCCGGTGGGCCGAACGCCGGCGAGTCCTCCGCCATCTCGGCGGCGATCTCCCTCAGCGGCGCCAGCACCGCCGTCCCGAACGCCGGTGAGGCGCCCGCCATAATGTTCCACGGGTCCGAGGACACCGTCGTCGGCTACGACCAGACCCTCGTCCCCGGGCAGGGCTTCGACGGCGTCCACACCTGCGAGCGCATCCGTGCCGCCGGCGTCGACTGCCTCTTCCACACCCACCACGGCGCCCAGCACGACCTCACCGCGTACCGGGACGAGGACCGCGACGCCGCGCTGCAGTTCCTCTCGTGCCGGGTGGGCGCCCCCTCCCCGTACACGGACGCCGCCGGCCGGGGCTACGAGCACGCCGCCGGCTGGGCCGTCCGCTCACGGCTGCTGACCGCAGGGCCCCGACGCTTCCGCGGGAGCGACCCCCTCACCCGCGCCGCCGCCGAGGCCGCGGTCTGGGCCCTGCTCGACCGACCCACGCCCTCCCCCACGGTTCCCACCCGCCCGGACGGGGCGGTCACCCGGGGTCGCTTCGTCACCCTGCTCTGGCGGGCCGCCGGGGTACCCACGGGGGCTCCTTCCGCCGGCTACGTCGACGTCGGGAACGGAACGCAGGCCGCCGCCGCCGACTGGGCCACCGCCCACGGCCTCCTCCGGGGGGCCGGCTCGCGCTTCTCGCCGACCGCACCGCTCGCCCGGGGCCGTGCCGCCGTGGTGCTGCACCGCCTGGCCATGCGGCCGGCGGCATGGGCCCCGGCCCTGCAGTCGACGCCCCCGTCGACGGTGTGCTTCCGCCTCGGCGACCCTGCGGCCCTCGGCTGA
- a CDS encoding transglycosylase SLT domain-containing protein gives MRGVRSVVAAGLLAMALAGCGQGVTGPEEGMEGAAAAVTAPTTTSTIPTAPTDPAGDEGADPDASSGRGADGSTTAEDATATTASARPGGSGRAAPEGEVGAVTPPTEAPRAGRSVEALADQIAGAEAVVRDPASSEARVAREAHRQQVAYRELALHPEWLDPVLDALPADLRTDALHHVAARQEFLDMASEASLAPGPPAEWRVDAPAPADDLLRWYRGAGREYGVEWEVLAAINLVETGLGRIRADSVAGAQGPMQFMPATWARWGNGDVQDPHHAIYGAARYLAASGAADGRLTDALWAYNHDDRYVRAVNLYAGLLRRTPLLFRGLYHWQVYYRSAAGDLLLPEGYPTVPASARP, from the coding sequence ATGCGTGGCGTCCGCTCGGTCGTGGCCGCGGGGCTCCTGGCCATGGCCCTCGCCGGCTGCGGCCAGGGGGTGACGGGCCCCGAGGAGGGGATGGAGGGCGCGGCCGCCGCCGTCACGGCACCGACGACCACCTCGACCATCCCGACCGCTCCGACCGACCCCGCCGGCGACGAAGGGGCCGACCCCGATGCGTCGTCCGGTCGGGGAGCAGATGGGTCCACGACGGCGGAGGACGCCACGGCGACGACGGCGTCGGCGCGTCCGGGCGGGTCCGGCAGGGCCGCCCCCGAGGGCGAGGTGGGCGCCGTGACGCCGCCCACCGAGGCGCCTCGGGCCGGTCGCTCGGTCGAGGCCCTGGCGGACCAGATCGCAGGCGCTGAGGCGGTGGTGCGCGATCCGGCCAGCAGCGAGGCCCGGGTGGCCCGCGAGGCCCACCGCCAGCAGGTCGCCTATCGGGAGCTCGCCCTGCACCCCGAGTGGCTCGACCCGGTGCTCGACGCCCTGCCCGCCGACCTGCGCACCGACGCGCTGCACCACGTCGCCGCCCGCCAGGAGTTCCTGGACATGGCCTCAGAGGCGTCGCTGGCGCCGGGGCCACCCGCCGAGTGGCGCGTCGACGCGCCGGCGCCGGCGGACGACCTGCTGCGGTGGTACCGCGGCGCCGGACGCGAGTACGGGGTGGAGTGGGAGGTGCTGGCCGCCATCAACCTCGTGGAGACCGGGCTCGGCCGCATCCGGGCCGACAGCGTGGCCGGCGCGCAGGGGCCCATGCAGTTCATGCCCGCCACCTGGGCCCGCTGGGGCAACGGCGATGTCCAGGACCCCCACCACGCCATCTACGGAGCGGCCCGGTACCTCGCGGCCAGCGGTGCCGCCGACGGCCGCCTGACCGACGCGCTCTGGGCCTACAACCACGACGACCGCTACGTGCGGGCCGTCAATCTGTACGCCGGGCTGCTGCGGCGCACGCCCCTGCTGTTCCGAGGCCTCTACCACTGGCAGGTGTACTACCGGTCGGCCGCCGGGGACCTGCTGCTGCCCGAGGGCTACCCCACGGTCCCGGCCTCGGCCCGCCCCTGA